The Solanum pennellii chromosome 11, SPENNV200 sequence tagTTAGTTGTTAACTTTAGAAATGGCACACATATTAAGATAGCAATAATTAGCataatgaaattataatattacCCTTATAATTATGGTTTCAAAAATGATGGATTAAAACTTGGaaatttccaagaagtttaaatgagggtataataggaaaactttttttgtcctttcttgatttgtcaaaatggacaagtaaatagggacaactaaaagaggaaatatggacaagtaaatagggacaactaaaagagaaaatatggacaagtaaatagggacaactaaaagaggaaatatggacaagtaaatagggacagagggagtagtTTTTTACTACTACgcttatatttttaattttcttttgtcaaaCAATTTTTTAGATATTGAAAATTTCAAGAGAGAAGGGTGGGTGAAACTTATGTGTTTTTTGGTAGATATATTTTGTGGTTCATTTTTAATGTTCAACTATGgaatctaaataattaatttcatcaatCATTTCCAATGCATTAGAAACataattgaagaatatattcaatatttgagttaaagggtaaaaatgtcaaaaaataaaCTAGTTCATAGTGTGAACATGTGCTTTTACTATTATGGCCAAGCTATGGCCAAACTTTTCTGGCCAAAATGATAAATCCCAATTTTAACATCGTCAACTTGATCATcagtattattttttcaactATATTACAATTCATTTTAAGTTTGGTATCTCTGAATATTCATCTAATAGGTTAGTAACGTTCATTTTATTACGCTAATCATGATCATTGATCGTGACTTCAAGTTCATGAATGATGTTTTCACAAGTGTTCTTTCAAATTCTTTGAGATATTatctctaaataattttttcagtgTCTCCAACAATAGTTATTTATTATTGACTTGATACACCTttaaagaaacaataaataataaaaataatattactaaattatccttcattttattaaatttaacttattgaaaaattaaataataaataatatttagtagcaaaagtaaaataaataaaagaaataaattatcttttaattttttaaaatggaacGAATCAATAAGCTCAAGAGGTTCAACAAGCTCCACATTGTACCCAATGTGGAAAttgtcaaaagaaaaaagggaaggCAAAATATCGTGCAGTTGGTactatttgttctttttttaatttattgaatttacagaaaagagtaaaaaatatattatgaaatgaataaatatcTACATCGTTTATAATgtgttttaaattgtttttatagtcaatatttttattttaagatgtccttaatattatttaacatgtattattatttgttttgttgtaaattatatacatttaaaattgaTTGGGGTGAATGTCTAATTTATCATGCATAACTAATATCTTTATTTGTAGGGGTGTGCAAAAATCGAATCGATCGATAAATCGAACCGAAAATATGTTATTGGTTATTGAGTTTTTaatagtttataaaaaaaaattattgggttattggttcTGTAACGGTTTTTACTATTAGGTCATTGGGTAAACCGATAACCCAATAAAACGgtaataatttattgttttacCCTTCCTAATtactaaatattaataatttaatatataattagacaCTATAACTACATCAAATTATTAATACAATACAACTTCACGCTAGGCCGCTTTACTACTTAGATTAAAGTATGGGGTTCACAATTGTagctatttgattttagttttagttttagtcttgttggactagtttattttatttttagtttgtaattgtaGATTGTAGCATTTGCAAGTTTGTAAAGATCCGTAATttgattaacataaaaaaattttaaactacgTTTTGGTAATAAGATGTAATTATAGCCTTCGTACTATATTTATCTTATTGATGCACTTTCTTATTATCTTTCTTGTTTCACTATATTAAAAAcatttaggggtcgtttggtatgGAGTTTTAGGGGAAATAGTCCAAGTATTGAGTgtgatattatttaatactatattTGATAGAAATTTTGGAtcaatccatggattagttatacaccCTTCATGGTATAAGAggatgtataactaataccttccatttggtGATATTAATTCTAATACCATGGGACTTATCtaggtaaagacaaaaataccccctcaaatctttttattcattttgtttattttcttgattttatattttatatttatactaataaaataatttaaatatattagtttgcaaattttataatttagatataattttttgtttctaacaCATGAGTTATTTAATctacttattattaatataaaatatgataatccgactaatatgctaatgttgatgtatgaatttaagaacaattcatAAGTCAAATATTCTCTCATAACGGAAGTTcattaaacattacacaagtaaTCTAAAACAAGagcgtgtatatatatatatatatatatgtatatatatatatatatatatatgtatatgtatgtatatatatatatgtatatatatatatatgtatatatatataaaacatctcgaatataaacatagtttaattaaattgctatatctattgtttatttttcttttattttatgataaaaagttcttcttctttttttattttgttaatacaaaacaaagttcaataaattttttctataaattattatagttgtgtgaccttttgagatattaactccaatttattaagatgaaaattatttactctcaaataatttaagtgggaaaatagtgaacatgacaataaaACTTTTATTCTCCTAGCTAGTTAAAAAtgctataaaaaataatattgtccgTCAATTTCTACCTTGACTTAGTTGTATGAAATAGAAAatctcataataactcaagGGTATAATTGGAAAGAATGAGTTTTAAACCACACACAAAATTAGTTaagaaacaatgaaccaaacacttgaaaataataatccctgcattactaatccctgcattattgtcattgtaccaaacgaccccttagaGAAGTGAAAAGGCATATAATATTTGACGgatattttcttattgggtaaaCCGAAAACCGAATCGATAATGCTCAATTACCGATaaatcaaaaattgataaagaatatcttattgatttcttaatgcactactaaaaaaaggccaaaaagagacctcacgaggtctctttTCGGGAAAAAGAGACCGAAAAAGAGACCTCAACGGTAGGTCAGTAAAATGCAGGTCACTTTTTTACAGACACCTCATGAGGTCGCCAAacggagacctcacgaggtcaccaACAAATTATctgattttttacaaaaaagagacctcatgaggtcactattgtattatttaatttaattttatattttttatatagagacctcatgaggtcacaattttattatattatttaatttaatattttaataaagagaccTCATTAGGTCgctaagatattatttaatttaatattttaataaagagaccTCATTAGGTCgctaagatattatttaatttaattttatattattttaaaggagaaacctcataaggtctcttttctgcatttatttttaaagacctcgtgaggtctccatAATGAAATTTACGGAAAATATAATGCAgcaaaagagacctcatgaggtctctttttctggaaaaaaactggcagaaaattattatttctgcgGCTTCTCATCACCTGTCATTTTAATTCAGTACCCAAATCAAACTCAAAGAAGGTAAATCAAACTCAAAGAGCTTCAAAAAACTCAATTGAAGCAATACATTTACTAAATATTCTCTTATCAACTCAATTGCAACTcacttcaacataattatatattaaacaaaaaccATGATATCCATAAGTTATATAATACATTCCAACGTTATCATGTATTCACAAAACAAATAATTCCCatcacaaaattataaagttaacaAAATGATCCATAAGTTAGCTATCACAAGTCTAAACTTCACTAATGTGGTAGTGTGTTTGCCACATAATCatcactttcttcatcactttcttcatcactaCTCTCATGGGTCATATTTCTTTGTTGACCATACATTGGATATTGAGTAGGTTGAGATTGAGGAGGTCGAGGAGGGAAAGTGACATCACCAGAACAAGGGGGAATCCCTCCTGAGGCAAGTAATGCATCGAATTGAGCCTTAAGACCCGCAAACtgtaattccaaccacctttcCCTAGCCCGTGATTCTTCGGCTTGGCTAGATAGCTCAACAATCTTTTTCTCCATAGCCaaatttttcttcattgattCATCATGATTTGAACTATTTAGGCCTTCAAACTCAGAAGAAAATTCACGAAAGGTTTTATGCGGCATTCCATATGCATACCCATATCTACTCGGCCCACAAGTCAAGTCTAACCAAACTCTCTCATCCTGTTCTTGAGTAAGTGGCATACCTCGATTTTCTTCAGGCAGAGTTTGTTGTAAATCCTCCAAAGCTTGAAGATATCGATTCTAAATTGAATGTTATCATATGagaatataaatttagaaaataagtaattattttttaaaattagaggcTTACATAGGTCACTTCAGCTCGCGGTTCAACCCACACGTCTGGATCTTCaggatttttcttctttctaatGTGTGTTGCCTTAAATGCCTCAGCTTGAGTTATCGGTCTTCCTAGTTCCTTTtcctacataaaataataaagttataatcaagagtaattaaatattaatacataaaatatataaacacaaagaaaaatgataCACACCAATTTCCTCCTCacacttccttgactttgagcCCCACTTGTGTGTAGAGAACCACCCTTAGTAGATGATCTTGCCTTTTTACCGATCTCACTCATCTGCTTAAATCTTGGATCATATTTCCAATGCACGAGTAATTTTGCCCAATCCTCCGGTAGAACCCAGCTAGGTTTGCTATTATCTCTACGAGCTTTATTAAACAAACTAGCAAGAGTATGCGTAGCTTTCTTGTGAAAGTTTGCACAAATTTTGGCCTCATGTTCCGGACGCCAAGCACATTTTTTCTACAATCAaagcataaattattttatttgataagtaTTAATGAAGACAAGTATTTTAATAgtgttaaacaaataaattcgaATATACCCTGAACTCCAAAAATATTTGTCTCTTGAGATTGCTAGGGAACTTGCCCCATGTAGGATAAGCATCTCTATAGAGTTCTTTGATTGTCTGAGAAATGATCCCCACAGCATCATCTGGATTGAAACTGTAATACAAAGTTTTAACATTTACAAGTTAAAACAAATAgaattaaatcatataataataaacataccatatttttttaaaaaaacttacgTGTAGCCTTCAGGCTCAATGACAAGTCTATTATGCATGTCCCTCATGCCAACTTGTGTATTGTCATGACCAGGTGTATCTGACTGATTTGTGGTAGGAGTGTTAGGCTCAGAACTATTACCTTGAATGCGAAGACTCGACATCATAAGTTGTGAAgcagatgatgatgatggttgTGAGTCTGCAGGGTTGTGAGTATTAGTGCGAGAGACACTAGACG is a genomic window containing:
- the LOC107003998 gene encoding uncharacterized protein LOC107003998, with translation MMSSLRIQGNSSEPNTPTTNQSDTPGHDNTQVGMRDMHNRLVIEPEGYTFNPDDAVGIISQTIKELYRDAYPTWGKFPSNLKRQIFLEFRKKCAWRPEHEAKICANFHKKATHTLASLFNKARRDNSKPSWVLPEDWAKLLVHWKYDPRFKQMSEIGKKARSSTKGGSLHTSGAQSQGSVRRKLEKELGRPITQAEAFKATHIRKKKNPEDPDVWVEPRAEVTYNRYLQALEDLQQTLPEENRGMPLTQEQDERVWLDLTCGPSRYGYAYGMPHKTFREFSSEFEGLNSSNHDESMKKNLAMEKKIVELSSQAEESRARERWLELQFAGLKAQFDALLASGGIPPCSGDVTFPPRPPQSQPTQYPMYGQQRNMTHESSDEESDEESDDYVANTLPH